One window of Cryobacterium arcticum genomic DNA carries:
- a CDS encoding aldo/keto reductase — protein sequence MTDFITLNNDVRMPALGLGVFQSSAEDTAAAVESALRTGYRHIDTAAAYLNERQVGEGIRASGVDRDEIFIETKVWISQYGYDQTLHAFDVSTRKLGVDTLDLLILHQPAPWQFDSTLAAYRALETLLDDGRVRAIGVSNFTGAHLERLMAERTVVPAVNQIELHPYFAQKENEAANTALGIVTQAWSPIGGITFYPGNWNDGTGKNPLNDPMIAAIGAEHGKSNAQVMLRWHVQHGRSAIPKSVRPERIAENFDIFDFELSTDQLAQIDALDLGVRSGPDPDAVRPPGQFSIPEN from the coding sequence ATGACTGATTTCATCACTCTCAACAACGACGTCCGGATGCCTGCCCTCGGGCTCGGCGTCTTCCAGAGCTCTGCGGAGGACACGGCCGCGGCCGTCGAGTCCGCCCTGCGCACGGGGTATCGGCACATCGACACGGCGGCGGCCTACCTGAATGAGCGGCAGGTGGGTGAGGGGATCCGCGCATCCGGGGTGGACCGCGACGAGATCTTCATCGAAACCAAGGTGTGGATCAGCCAGTACGGCTATGACCAGACCCTGCACGCGTTCGACGTGAGCACCCGCAAGCTCGGCGTCGACACCCTCGACCTGCTGATCCTGCACCAGCCGGCCCCGTGGCAGTTCGACAGCACCCTCGCGGCCTACCGGGCGCTCGAGACCCTGCTGGACGACGGCCGGGTGCGTGCGATCGGAGTCAGCAACTTCACCGGGGCCCACCTGGAGCGGTTGATGGCGGAGCGCACCGTGGTGCCGGCCGTGAACCAGATCGAGTTGCACCCTTACTTCGCCCAGAAGGAGAACGAGGCGGCCAACACCGCCCTCGGCATCGTCACGCAGGCGTGGTCCCCCATCGGCGGCATCACCTTCTACCCGGGCAACTGGAACGACGGAACGGGCAAGAACCCGCTCAACGACCCGATGATCGCCGCGATCGGCGCCGAACACGGCAAGAGCAACGCGCAGGTGATGCTGCGCTGGCACGTTCAGCACGGGCGCAGCGCCATCCCCAAGTCCGTGCGCCCCGAGCGCATCGCCGAGAACTTCGACATTTTCGACTTCGAGCTCAGCACCGACCAGCTCGCACAGATCGATGCGCTGGACCTGGGCGTGCGCAGCGGCCCCGACCCCGACGCGGTGCGCCCGCCCGGCCAGTTCAGCATCCCCGAGAACTGA
- a CDS encoding VOC family protein — protein MNASTGILRGMSNVSYWAADHAAATAWYTEMLGMPPYFQMPGYAEWRVGDYGHELGLIDARYAPQPWSDVPGGAVLNWHVDDIRVALDRLLELGATMREEIRERGEGFTTAAVLDPFGNVLGVMTNPHYLQVLADATPDGEAARAGHPAG, from the coding sequence ATGAACGCATCCACCGGCATCCTGCGCGGCATGAGCAACGTGAGCTATTGGGCCGCCGACCACGCGGCCGCGACGGCCTGGTACACCGAGATGCTCGGCATGCCGCCCTACTTCCAGATGCCCGGCTATGCCGAGTGGCGGGTCGGCGACTATGGCCACGAGCTCGGCCTCATCGACGCCAGGTACGCCCCGCAACCGTGGTCGGATGTGCCCGGCGGCGCGGTACTCAACTGGCACGTCGACGACATCCGGGTGGCCCTCGACCGGCTGCTCGAGCTCGGTGCCACCATGCGCGAGGAGATCCGCGAGCGCGGCGAGGGCTTCACCACGGCGGCCGTGCTCGACCCGTTCGGCAACGTGCTCGGCGTGATGACCAACCCGCACTATCTGCAGGTGCTCGCCGACGCCACCCCCGACGGGGAGGCCGCTCGCGCCGGGCATCCGGCCGGGTGA
- a CDS encoding MerR family transcriptional regulator translates to MTTMMTIGDFSRATRLSAKTLRFYHRVGLLAPAQVDPGNGYRMYSAGQIADAQVIRHFRSLDMPVQLIGEVLAEHGVERRNELIAGHLGRLQDRLEQTRAAVAGLQGLLTASTTPLAVSHRSVPDMPALIIRETIDLAELGRFYTAATRELERLLQSTALSAAGARGGIWSTELFLDERGEAILFVPVTSLDEPGEPLGRARLELLPAVDLAVATHHGTDDTIAQVYGALGEYVTAHELGIDGPIRETYLDETTDGVATTEIGWPIFRTGR, encoded by the coding sequence ATGACCACCATGATGACGATCGGGGATTTCTCCCGGGCGACGCGACTCAGCGCGAAGACGCTGCGGTTCTACCACCGGGTGGGACTGCTGGCTCCGGCCCAGGTGGATCCGGGCAACGGCTACCGCATGTACAGTGCGGGGCAGATAGCGGATGCCCAGGTGATCCGTCATTTCCGCTCCCTGGATATGCCTGTGCAGCTCATCGGTGAGGTTCTCGCCGAGCACGGAGTCGAGCGGCGGAACGAGCTGATCGCCGGGCACCTCGGCCGGCTGCAGGACCGGCTCGAGCAGACCCGGGCGGCCGTGGCCGGACTGCAGGGCTTACTCACGGCGTCGACGACCCCGCTGGCGGTGTCCCACCGCAGCGTGCCCGACATGCCGGCGCTCATCATCCGCGAGACCATCGACCTGGCCGAACTCGGCAGGTTCTACACCGCGGCCACCCGTGAGCTCGAGCGGCTGCTGCAGAGCACGGCCCTGAGTGCCGCGGGTGCGCGCGGCGGCATCTGGAGCACCGAGCTGTTCCTCGACGAGCGCGGGGAGGCCATCCTGTTCGTGCCCGTCACGTCGCTCGACGAGCCCGGGGAGCCGCTCGGCCGGGCGCGGCTCGAGCTGTTGCCGGCGGTGGACCTGGCCGTGGCCACCCACCACGGCACCGACGACACCATCGCGCAGGTCTATGGCGCGCTCGGTGAGTATGTCACCGCTCATGAGCTGGGCATCGACGGACCGATCCGGGAGACCTACCTGGACGAGACGACAGACGGGGTGGCCACGACGGAGATCGGTTGGCCGATCTTCCGCACCGGCCGCTGA
- a CDS encoding acetyl/propionyl/methylcrotonyl-CoA carboxylase subunit alpha yields MKKVLIANRGEIAVRIIRACADRGLATVAVYADSDADAVHVRLADEAWGLDGDSPAATYLDAEKLIALAMKSGADAVHPGYGFLSESAAFARRVIDAGLTWIGPSPEAIDLLGDKIAARQLAASVGAPLVAGTPDPVATAAEAVAFAEEHGLPIVIKAAFGGGGRGMRVARSLDEVAEQFDAAVREAVTAFGRGECFVEQFLDAPRHVEVQVLSDSHGNVVVLGTRDCSLQRRNQKLVEEAPAPFLTDEQRDRLHSSAAAICAAAHYRGVATVEYLLSVDGTISFLEVNTRLQVEHPVTEETTGVDIVAEQLRIAEGLPLSVQATPAPTGHSIEFRINAEDAARGFLPTPGLLTRFEPPTGPGIRVDSGVESGTLVSGRFDSMMAKLIVTGPTREIAIRRARRALDEFVLEGVASVLSFHRAVLRDDDFAGGEALNVHTQWIETSFAERIAADTLRPEPVEPGVTGSWIEIDGRRHTLRMPAGTAPAALPNAALAGAGAPVRDAADAAAASVAGLVAPMAGTLITWLIGDGTEVAEGDAVVVMEAMKMETTIVATGPGILRHQSAPGDFLAAGEQLASID; encoded by the coding sequence ATGAAGAAAGTCCTGATCGCCAACCGCGGCGAAATCGCCGTGCGCATCATCCGCGCCTGCGCCGACCGGGGCCTGGCCACCGTGGCCGTCTACGCCGACAGCGACGCCGATGCCGTGCACGTGCGCCTCGCCGACGAGGCCTGGGGACTGGACGGCGACAGCCCGGCGGCGACCTACCTCGACGCCGAGAAACTCATCGCCCTGGCCATGAAGAGCGGCGCCGACGCCGTGCACCCCGGCTACGGATTCCTCTCGGAGAGCGCGGCCTTCGCCCGCCGGGTGATCGACGCCGGTCTCACCTGGATCGGCCCGAGCCCGGAGGCCATCGACCTGCTCGGCGACAAGATCGCCGCCCGCCAGCTGGCCGCCAGCGTCGGTGCGCCCCTCGTGGCCGGCACCCCCGACCCGGTGGCCACCGCGGCTGAGGCGGTCGCCTTCGCCGAGGAGCACGGTCTGCCCATCGTGATCAAGGCCGCGTTCGGCGGAGGCGGCCGCGGCATGCGCGTGGCCCGCAGCCTCGACGAGGTGGCCGAACAGTTCGACGCCGCCGTGCGCGAGGCCGTCACCGCGTTCGGCCGCGGCGAGTGCTTCGTCGAACAGTTCCTCGACGCGCCCCGGCACGTGGAGGTGCAGGTGCTCAGCGACAGCCACGGCAACGTCGTGGTGCTCGGCACCCGGGACTGCTCGCTGCAACGCCGCAACCAGAAGCTCGTGGAGGAGGCCCCCGCGCCGTTCCTCACCGATGAGCAGCGGGACCGTCTGCACAGCTCGGCCGCCGCCATCTGCGCCGCCGCGCACTACCGGGGCGTGGCCACGGTGGAGTACCTGCTCAGCGTCGACGGCACCATCTCGTTCCTCGAGGTGAACACCCGGCTGCAGGTGGAACACCCGGTCACCGAGGAGACCACCGGTGTCGACATCGTCGCCGAACAGCTGCGCATCGCCGAGGGCCTGCCGCTGTCGGTGCAGGCCACCCCGGCGCCCACCGGGCACTCGATCGAGTTCCGCATCAACGCCGAGGATGCCGCGCGCGGCTTCTTGCCCACGCCCGGGCTGCTCACCCGGTTCGAACCGCCCACCGGGCCCGGCATCCGCGTCGACTCCGGGGTAGAGAGCGGCACGCTGGTCTCCGGCCGCTTCGACTCCATGATGGCCAAGCTCATCGTCACCGGGCCCACCCGCGAGATCGCCATTCGCCGCGCCCGCCGCGCCCTGGACGAGTTCGTACTCGAGGGTGTCGCCTCGGTGCTTTCGTTCCACCGGGCGGTGCTCCGCGACGACGACTTCGCCGGCGGCGAGGCACTGAACGTGCACACCCAGTGGATCGAGACGAGCTTCGCCGAGCGGATCGCCGCTGACACTCTCCGCCCGGAGCCTGTCGAACCCGGCGTGACCGGCAGTTGGATCGAGATCGACGGCCGCCGGCACACCCTGCGGATGCCCGCAGGCACGGCCCCGGCGGCCCTCCCGAACGCCGCACTTGCCGGCGCCGGGGCTCCCGTGCGCGACGCGGCCGACGCGGCCGCGGCATCCGTGGCGGGACTGGTGGCGCCGATGGCCGGCACTCTCATCACCTGGCTGATCGGCGACGGCACCGAGGTGGCAGAGGGAGACGCCGTTGTGGTGATGGAGGCCATGAAGATGGAGACCACCATCGTGGCCACCGGCCCGGGCATCCTGCGGCACCAGAGCGCCCCCGGCGACTTCCTCGCCGCGGGGGAGCAGCTCGCCTCGATCGACTGA
- a CDS encoding SDR family oxidoreductase, whose translation MTTLSPSSPPASYPPALSLAGRQALVVGGTSGLGAAVVRRLADAGARVLAVGRTAPDTTAPDTTASDTTAAARTILADATRPGSADLIATVVREEGGLDILVQVVGGSSTPGGGHATMTDAHWDDELSRNLLAAVRVDRAITPLLLERGTGTIVHVGSIQGRMPLFNGTLGYAAAKAALRTYSKGLANELAPQGIRVNTVSPGGIQSPSSNALAQRIAEARGLTEADGMQLLMDSLGGIPDGRFAPAAEIAEVIGFLVSAGAASVVGADITVDGGTVKTA comes from the coding sequence ATGACCACTCTCAGCCCCAGTTCTCCACCCGCCAGCTACCCGCCCGCCCTCTCGCTCGCCGGCCGCCAAGCCCTGGTCGTCGGCGGAACCTCGGGCCTCGGCGCCGCCGTGGTGCGCCGGCTGGCCGACGCCGGCGCCCGCGTGCTCGCGGTCGGCCGCACCGCACCAGACACCACGGCCCCAGACACCACGGCCTCTGATACCACCGCCGCCGCTCGCACGATCCTCGCGGATGCCACCCGACCCGGCAGCGCCGACCTCATCGCCACGGTCGTGCGCGAAGAAGGCGGCCTCGACATCCTGGTGCAGGTCGTCGGTGGCTCCTCCACTCCCGGCGGCGGCCACGCCACGATGACCGACGCCCACTGGGACGACGAGCTGTCCCGCAACCTCCTCGCCGCCGTGCGGGTCGACCGGGCGATCACCCCGCTGCTGCTCGAGCGGGGCACCGGCACCATCGTGCACGTCGGCTCGATCCAGGGGCGGATGCCGCTCTTCAACGGCACTCTCGGCTACGCCGCCGCGAAAGCCGCGCTGCGCACCTACAGCAAGGGTCTCGCCAATGAACTCGCCCCGCAGGGCATCCGGGTGAATACCGTCTCGCCCGGCGGCATCCAGAGCCCGAGCTCCAACGCTCTCGCCCAGCGCATCGCCGAGGCCCGCGGCCTCACTGAGGCCGACGGCATGCAACTGCTGATGGACTCGCTCGGCGGCATCCCCGACGGCCGGTTCGCGCCGGCGGCCGAGATCGCCGAGGTGATCGGGTTCCTCGTCTCCGCGGGCGCCGCCTCCGTGGTGGGCGCAGACATCACCGTCGACGGCGGCACCGTCAAGACCGCCTAA
- a CDS encoding NRAMP family divalent metal transporter, translated as MATSAIGPGFITQTATFTAQMGAAFAFGILASILIDFAVQLNIWRMITVSGKRAPELANLAIPGSGFVLAFLVILGGLVFNIGNIAGAGLGLNVLTGLDAKIGGLLSALFAVAIFLAKRAGAVVDRVVVIAGLVMIVLTVIVAFISQPPIGDALRQTVLPDEINFATITTIVGGTVGGYITYAGAHRLLASGTAGVEHVKEVSRAAFNGILVTGIMRYVLFLAILGVVASGVVIDTTGAAANPAAQAFQAAAGEFGLRVFGAIFWIAAITSIIGAAYTSVSFLPVFSKKIVGRTADLATIAFIVVSLAVYLLIGTAPATLMVFVGGFNGLILPIGLTIFMYIGWFRGDLMNGYRYPKWLLIIGTLATLLTWYMAVMAVGPIFALLTL; from the coding sequence ATGGCCACCTCGGCCATCGGCCCCGGCTTCATCACCCAGACGGCCACCTTCACCGCGCAGATGGGTGCGGCGTTCGCGTTCGGTATCCTCGCGTCGATCCTGATCGACTTCGCCGTGCAGCTGAACATCTGGCGCATGATCACGGTCAGCGGCAAGCGCGCTCCCGAGCTGGCCAACCTCGCCATCCCCGGCAGCGGTTTCGTGCTCGCCTTCCTCGTCATCCTCGGCGGACTGGTCTTCAACATCGGCAACATCGCCGGTGCGGGCCTGGGCCTGAACGTGCTCACCGGACTCGACGCGAAGATCGGCGGCCTGCTCAGCGCGCTGTTCGCCGTCGCGATCTTCCTCGCCAAGCGGGCCGGCGCTGTCGTCGACCGCGTCGTGGTCATCGCCGGGCTCGTCATGATCGTGCTCACCGTGATCGTGGCGTTCATCTCCCAGCCGCCCATCGGGGACGCGCTGCGCCAGACCGTGCTGCCCGACGAGATCAACTTCGCCACCATCACCACCATCGTCGGCGGCACCGTGGGCGGCTACATCACCTACGCCGGCGCCCACCGCCTGCTCGCCAGCGGCACCGCCGGGGTTGAGCACGTCAAGGAGGTCTCCCGCGCGGCCTTCAACGGCATCCTGGTCACCGGCATCATGCGTTACGTCCTGTTCCTGGCGATCCTCGGCGTGGTTGCGAGCGGCGTCGTCATCGACACGACGGGCGCCGCGGCCAACCCGGCCGCCCAGGCGTTCCAGGCCGCCGCCGGCGAATTCGGCCTCCGGGTCTTCGGCGCGATCTTCTGGATCGCCGCGATCACCAGCATCATCGGCGCCGCGTACACCTCGGTGTCGTTCCTGCCCGTCTTCTCCAAGAAGATCGTCGGACGCACCGCCGACCTCGCCACGATCGCCTTCATCGTCGTCTCCCTCGCGGTCTACCTGCTCATCGGCACCGCGCCGGCCACCCTGATGGTGTTCGTCGGCGGCTTCAACGGGCTGATCCTGCCGATCGGTCTCACGATCTTCATGTACATCGGCTGGTTCCGCGGCGACCTGATGAACGGCTACCGCTACCCCAAGTGGCTGCTGATCATCGGCACCCTGGCCACGCTGCTCACCTGGTACATGGCTGTGATGGCCGTCGGCCCGATCTTCGCGCTGCTCACCCTGTAA
- a CDS encoding 5-oxoprolinase/urea amidolyase family protein, producing MRFLPVRDDALLIELDDLPTTLALFDSLSSDPIDGTGELIPGARTLLVFFRPSAVSPAQIVQAVRSRDLGGRVAGEGSLIEIPVTYDGEDLDEVAGLLRIGAAEVVRLHTVAEYAVGFTGFAPGFAYLSGGHPALDVPRRSSPRTRIPAGSVALAGTFSGVYPRESPGGWQLIGTTEARMWDLSRDRPALLLPGDRVRFVDVAGGGRATATVSSETAVSTHPAPAAAEASHALEILDPGMLTLLQDLGRPGYASMGVSSSGALDPVSLRAANRLVGNDSGAATLETTFGGLRLRARGEQVLAVTGAAVPLSIRASVPTDGEARTVPFGAPFALGAGEELMMGRPTAGLRSYLAVRGGFALEPVLGSLSTDVLAGLGPAPITAGTILPVGTPARGLAAVALPDGGTADPVGSALGSAPTEVVLDVVLGPRTDWFSSDAIDVLTGQSWLVSSRSNRVGLRLEGESLTRVVDAELPSEGTVSGAIQIPPNGQPVLFLADHPLTGGYPVIGSVATHHLPLAGQLPPGARIRFNPIGPFDEYSAVNPEVTP from the coding sequence ATGCGGTTCCTCCCCGTGCGCGACGACGCGCTGCTGATCGAGCTTGACGACCTGCCGACGACCCTGGCGCTGTTCGACTCGCTCAGCAGCGACCCCATCGACGGCACCGGCGAGCTCATCCCGGGCGCCCGCACCCTGCTGGTGTTCTTCCGGCCCAGCGCCGTGAGCCCGGCGCAGATCGTGCAGGCCGTGCGCTCGCGCGACCTGGGCGGGCGGGTCGCGGGCGAGGGCTCGCTCATCGAGATCCCGGTGACCTACGACGGCGAGGACCTCGACGAGGTCGCCGGACTGCTCCGAATCGGCGCCGCCGAGGTGGTGCGGCTGCACACGGTGGCGGAGTACGCGGTGGGGTTCACCGGGTTCGCCCCGGGCTTCGCGTACCTCTCCGGCGGCCACCCGGCCCTGGACGTGCCGCGCCGCAGCTCCCCGCGCACCCGCATCCCCGCCGGCTCGGTGGCGCTCGCCGGCACCTTCAGTGGGGTCTACCCGCGCGAGAGCCCGGGCGGCTGGCAGCTCATCGGCACCACCGAGGCCCGGATGTGGGACCTGTCGCGGGACCGCCCCGCCCTGCTGCTGCCCGGCGACCGGGTGCGGTTCGTGGACGTGGCCGGTGGCGGGCGGGCCACCGCGACGGTCTCCAGCGAGACGGCCGTGTCGACGCACCCCGCCCCGGCTGCGGCCGAGGCGAGCCACGCGCTCGAGATCCTCGACCCCGGCATGCTCACCCTGCTGCAGGACCTCGGCCGGCCCGGCTATGCGAGCATGGGCGTCTCCAGCTCCGGCGCCCTCGACCCGGTGTCGCTGCGTGCGGCCAACCGGCTGGTCGGCAATGACAGCGGGGCGGCCACCCTCGAGACCACCTTCGGCGGTCTGCGGCTCCGGGCTCGCGGTGAACAGGTTCTCGCCGTCACCGGGGCGGCCGTGCCGCTGAGCATCCGCGCTTCGGTGCCTACTGATGGCGAGGCCCGCACGGTCCCGTTCGGCGCCCCCTTCGCCCTCGGCGCGGGCGAGGAACTCATGATGGGCCGCCCCACCGCCGGGCTCCGCAGCTACCTCGCCGTGCGCGGCGGCTTCGCCCTCGAGCCCGTGCTCGGCAGCCTCTCCACCGACGTGCTGGCCGGTCTTGGCCCGGCTCCCATCACGGCCGGAACGATCCTTCCCGTCGGCACTCCCGCGCGCGGCCTCGCCGCGGTCGCCCTGCCCGACGGCGGCACGGCCGACCCGGTCGGTAGCGCGCTCGGCAGCGCACCCACCGAGGTAGTGCTCGACGTCGTCCTCGGCCCCCGCACCGACTGGTTCTCCAGCGACGCCATCGACGTTCTCACCGGACAGAGCTGGCTGGTCAGCTCCCGCTCCAACCGCGTGGGACTACGCCTGGAGGGCGAGTCACTCACCCGTGTCGTCGACGCCGAGCTGCCCAGCGAGGGCACCGTGTCCGGAGCGATCCAGATCCCGCCGAACGGCCAGCCCGTATTGTTCCTCGCGGATCACCCGCTCACCGGCGGGTACCCGGTGATCGGGTCGGTCGCCACCCACCACTTGCCGCTCGCCGGCCAGCTGCCGCCGGGCGCGCGCATCCGATTCAACCCCATCGGTCCATTCGACGAGTACTCCGCAGTCAACCCCGAGGTCACACCATGA
- a CDS encoding glycosyltransferase family 2 protein, which yields MVIFETSDSLATPSSKRRFPAAFRGQRADRPRRPERQSTGPATLSSADLGVTVQWADSRRAHDLLAARATTDRVATGELLRRLREAVPTPSPTRHQAHALVALAGVLMHEATSPAGFADAALLYEAAFTAHGARVLPEEAQHLFASALIGAGRHVHADALYATWSHTDQAQRQVDADRQNPHHRIETPVSPDAWRHAFNHVFAAAGLEPPRHAEATLDGAETAGHAFDRLRAPQVTPVQGPLVTVIMSCYRPGPEIHTAIASIRAQSWQNLELLIIDDGSPAEYDGIFTELAALAVLDPRLRLVRQERNRGTYACRNIALDLACGDFVTMHDSDDWAHPRRLETQATHLLENPDAPSNSSHALRVTDSLGLLQPRGRDLKLCEPSLMFRRERVLGLVGYFDTVTKGADSEFRRRIQAAFHRPSDLVRPDAPLTLQRYRDATLTGEEIRPFWMHDSRIAYASAYPLWHAAITAGTTSPYRSTAVSPRPFPAPRDIVPGERGKEPLQLDVLFALDLVTRERDRRDFRALELRIRALAATGQRVGLAHLWGIGPKPLLPVHFDPRLQALVAEGVVQQVLTGTPVMAGRVVLPDPSALQFAASTPLPWLVGNVVAAARVPRALRHRGHVTWRRRDVVQRATELFGVTPMWADGRRRR from the coding sequence ATGGTCATCTTCGAGACATCTGATTCTCTGGCGACGCCGTCCTCAAAACGGCGGTTCCCCGCCGCGTTCCGCGGCCAGCGGGCCGACCGACCGCGCCGGCCGGAGCGGCAGTCGACGGGTCCCGCGACGCTCTCCAGCGCCGACCTGGGCGTTACCGTGCAGTGGGCCGATTCCCGCCGTGCTCACGATCTGCTCGCCGCCCGCGCCACCACGGACCGGGTGGCCACCGGGGAGTTGCTGCGCCGGTTGCGCGAGGCCGTGCCGACGCCCTCGCCCACCCGCCACCAGGCGCACGCGCTCGTGGCCCTGGCCGGGGTGCTGATGCACGAAGCCACCAGCCCCGCCGGCTTTGCCGACGCCGCCCTGCTCTACGAGGCCGCGTTCACCGCCCACGGCGCCCGGGTTCTACCCGAGGAGGCGCAGCACCTGTTCGCATCCGCTCTGATCGGCGCCGGCCGGCACGTGCACGCCGATGCCCTGTACGCCACCTGGTCGCACACCGACCAGGCGCAACGCCAGGTGGACGCCGACCGGCAGAACCCGCACCACCGCATCGAAACCCCGGTGTCTCCGGATGCCTGGCGGCACGCCTTCAACCACGTCTTCGCGGCGGCCGGACTCGAACCGCCCCGGCACGCCGAGGCCACCCTCGACGGCGCCGAGACCGCCGGGCACGCGTTCGACCGGCTGCGGGCACCCCAGGTGACGCCCGTGCAGGGTCCCTTGGTGACCGTGATCATGAGCTGCTACCGGCCCGGCCCCGAGATCCACACGGCCATCGCCTCCATTCGGGCGCAGAGCTGGCAGAACCTCGAACTGCTCATCATCGACGACGGCTCGCCCGCCGAGTACGACGGCATCTTCACCGAGCTGGCCGCGCTTGCCGTGCTCGACCCGCGCCTGCGCCTGGTGCGGCAGGAACGCAACCGCGGCACCTACGCCTGCCGCAACATCGCCCTCGACCTGGCCTGCGGTGACTTCGTCACCATGCACGACTCCGACGACTGGGCCCACCCGCGCCGGCTCGAAACCCAGGCCACCCACCTGCTCGAGAACCCGGATGCGCCCAGCAACTCCTCGCACGCGCTGCGGGTCACCGACAGCCTGGGCCTGCTGCAACCGCGCGGCCGCGACCTCAAGCTCTGCGAGCCGTCACTGATGTTCCGCCGCGAGCGGGTGCTCGGCCTGGTGGGGTACTTCGACACCGTCACCAAGGGCGCCGACAGCGAGTTCCGCCGCCGCATCCAGGCCGCGTTCCACCGGCCCAGCGATCTCGTGCGCCCGGACGCGCCGCTGACCCTGCAGCGCTACCGGGACGCGACCCTCACCGGCGAAGAGATCCGGCCGTTCTGGATGCATGACTCCCGCATCGCCTACGCCAGCGCCTACCCGCTCTGGCACGCCGCCATCACTGCCGGCACCACATCGCCGTACCGGAGCACCGCGGTGAGCCCGCGGCCGTTCCCCGCTCCGCGCGACATCGTTCCGGGGGAGCGCGGCAAGGAGCCCCTGCAGCTGGACGTGCTCTTCGCGCTCGACCTGGTCACCCGTGAGCGCGACCGCCGGGACTTCCGGGCGCTCGAGCTGCGCATCCGGGCACTCGCGGCCACCGGTCAGCGCGTGGGCCTGGCCCACCTGTGGGGCATCGGGCCCAAGCCGCTGCTGCCGGTGCACTTCGACCCCCGATTGCAGGCGCTCGTGGCCGAGGGCGTGGTGCAGCAGGTGCTCACCGGCACGCCCGTGATGGCCGGCCGGGTGGTGCTGCCCGACCCGTCTGCCCTGCAATTCGCCGCATCGACCCCACTGCCCTGGCTGGTGGGCAACGTCGTCGCCGCCGCGCGGGTGCCCCGGGCGCTTCGGCACCGCGGCCACGTGACCTGGCGGCGGCGCGACGTCGTGCAGCGGGCCACCGAGCTGTTCGGAGTGACGCCGATGTGGGCAGATGGGCGCCGGCGCCGCTAG
- a CDS encoding LamB/YcsF family protein — MSFIDLNSDLGEGFGRWSLGDDLEMLGIVTSANIACGFHAGDPLVIRETVLGAREAGVSIGAHVGYRDLAGFGRRNMDVSSAELISDVIYQIGALQGVARAAGTTVTYVKPHGALYNTIVHDARQAQDVVTAISEIDPTLAILGLPGSEVLRAADKAGLRSVTEAFADRAYTPAGTLVSRKEAGSVLHDAALVAARMVQLATEGTLTAIDGSTITVVADSICVHGDSPGATELARQVRAALTAAAIDITAFAPRAGDPAAP, encoded by the coding sequence ATGAGCTTCATCGACCTGAACAGCGACCTCGGCGAAGGCTTCGGCCGCTGGAGCCTCGGCGACGACCTGGAGATGCTCGGCATCGTCACCAGCGCGAACATCGCCTGCGGCTTCCACGCCGGCGACCCCCTGGTGATCCGCGAGACCGTGCTCGGCGCCCGGGAGGCCGGGGTGTCCATCGGCGCGCACGTGGGCTACCGCGACCTGGCCGGATTCGGCCGGCGCAACATGGACGTCTCCAGCGCCGAACTGATCTCCGATGTGATCTACCAGATCGGTGCGCTGCAGGGCGTCGCCCGGGCGGCCGGCACCACGGTCACCTACGTGAAGCCGCACGGCGCCCTCTACAACACGATCGTGCACGACGCTCGTCAGGCGCAGGATGTGGTGACGGCGATCAGTGAGATCGACCCGACCCTGGCCATCCTGGGTCTGCCGGGCTCAGAGGTGCTGCGGGCGGCGGATAAGGCGGGCCTCCGCAGCGTGACCGAGGCGTTCGCCGACCGCGCTTACACGCCGGCCGGCACCCTGGTGTCGCGGAAGGAAGCCGGTTCGGTGCTGCACGACGCCGCACTGGTGGCTGCGCGAATGGTTCAGCTGGCCACCGAGGGCACCCTGACCGCCATCGACGGCAGCACCATCACCGTGGTGGCGGACTCGATCTGCGTGCACGGCGACAGCCCGGGTGCCACCGAGCTGGCCCGGCAGGTGCGTGCCGCCCTCACCGCGGCAGCCATCGACATCACCGCGTTCGCCCCGCGGGCGGGCGACCCGGCGGCACCCTAG
- a CDS encoding nuclear transport factor 2 family protein translates to MTPTTALPAAVTTYFTRMDAAEKRDIIDLFTADAVVTDDGHSYRGRDQIAAWLAAAASEYTVTTTRLSTEVVGETVTVTTRLEGNFPGGLVDLRNIFALDTAGLIESLLITV, encoded by the coding sequence ATGACCCCCACCACTGCACTGCCCGCCGCCGTCACTACGTATTTCACCCGGATGGACGCCGCCGAGAAGCGCGACATCATCGACCTGTTCACCGCGGATGCCGTGGTCACCGACGATGGCCACAGCTATCGCGGACGCGACCAGATCGCCGCCTGGCTCGCTGCCGCCGCCAGCGAGTACACGGTCACCACCACCCGGTTGTCGACCGAGGTCGTGGGCGAGACCGTCACCGTCACCACGCGCCTCGAGGGGAACTTCCCCGGCGGCCTCGTCGACCTGCGCAATATCTTCGCGCTGGACACCGCGGGGCTGATCGAGAGCCTGCTGATCACGGTGTGA